In one window of Scyliorhinus canicula chromosome 17, sScyCan1.1, whole genome shotgun sequence DNA:
- the fhl1a gene encoding four and a half LIM domains protein 1a yields MWLLCYPGVRFWVSPVFQAITSGGLTYHDEPWHTECFVCKTCRKQLGGQRFTAHENNIYCTDCYGNFIAKKCGACHKPVTGFGGAEVVTYEDRQWHSECFKCKKCYGSLVNKRFVTHNRDVYCPDCGKSL; encoded by the exons ATGTGGCTCCTATGTTACCCTGGTGTAAGGTTCTGGGTGTCTCCTGTGTTTCAGGCTATCACCAGTGGAGGACTGACCTATCATGATGAACCTTGGCATACTGAATGCTTCGTGTGTAAGACATGTCGCAAACAACTGGGTGGCCAACGATTCACTGCCCACGAGAACAATATCTACTGCACGGATTGCTATGGCAACTTCATCGCTAAGAAGTGTGGAGCCTGTCACAAGCCTGTGACTG GCTTTGGAGGGGCTGAGGTTGTAACCTATGAAGATCGTCAGTGGCACAGCGAATGCTTCAAGTGTAAGAAGTGTTACGGCTCCCTGGTCAACAAGCGTTTCGTTACCCACAACAGGGATGTGTACTGCCCCGATTGTGGGAAATCACTGTAA